One Actinospica robiniae DSM 44927 genomic region harbors:
- a CDS encoding GNAT family N-acetyltransferase, with amino-acid sequence MSEMATNDGTEATTTITYAWRGEFESADVEALHGEGFGHDPVDYDWFGQVSRHSLGWVCAYREAQLVGFVNVAWDGAGHAFILDTVVAESEQRRGVGARLVALAAQHARDAKCEWLHVDFEPHLREFYLDGCGFTATDAGLLFLKSGSVKQPA; translated from the coding sequence ATGAGCGAGATGGCTACGAATGACGGCACCGAAGCGACGACGACGATCACCTACGCCTGGCGCGGCGAGTTCGAGAGCGCCGATGTGGAAGCCCTGCACGGCGAGGGCTTCGGCCACGATCCGGTGGACTACGACTGGTTCGGCCAGGTGAGCCGGCACAGCCTCGGCTGGGTCTGCGCGTACCGGGAGGCTCAGCTGGTCGGCTTCGTCAACGTCGCCTGGGACGGGGCCGGACACGCGTTCATCCTCGACACCGTGGTCGCCGAGTCGGAGCAGCGCCGCGGCGTGGGCGCCCGGCTGGTGGCGCTCGCGGCCCAGCACGCCCGGGATGCCAAGTGCGAGTGGCTGCACGTCGACTTCGAGCCGCACCTGCGCGAGTTCTACCTGGACGGCTGCGGGTTCACCGCCACCGACGCGGGTCTGCTGTTCCTCAAGTCCGGGTCCGTCAAGCAACCCGCCTGA
- a CDS encoding SRPBCC family protein produces the protein MNTQHTDQSGARRATVTTPADNQILITREFAAPRHLVYRASTEPALIRRWYHANRAEFRSIEVDLRVGGAWRYEMTAHNGFEFSFHGEYREIVPDEHVVSTEIYSGVPDAEAINSLTLTEKDGRTFMEILVTHQSKEYRDAHLASGMEDGMQDALDLLESLARSL, from the coding sequence ATGAACACGCAGCACACTGATCAGTCCGGCGCCCGGCGCGCCACCGTGACCACCCCGGCTGACAACCAGATCCTGATCACCCGCGAGTTCGCCGCGCCCCGGCACCTGGTCTACCGGGCGTCCACCGAGCCCGCGCTGATCCGCCGCTGGTACCACGCCAACCGGGCCGAGTTCCGATCCATCGAGGTCGACCTGCGCGTCGGCGGCGCCTGGCGGTACGAGATGACCGCGCACAACGGGTTCGAGTTCTCCTTCCACGGCGAGTACCGGGAGATCGTGCCGGACGAACACGTGGTCTCGACCGAGATCTACTCCGGCGTGCCCGACGCCGAAGCGATCAATTCCCTGACGCTCACCGAGAAGGACGGGCGCACCTTCATGGAGATCCTGGTCACGCACCAGAGCAAGGAATACCGCGACGCGCATCTGGCCTCCGGCATGGAAGACGGCATGCAGGACGCGCTGGACCTGCTCGAGAGCCTGGCGCGCTCGCTCTAG
- a CDS encoding long-chain-fatty-acid--CoA ligase, translating into MVFNLATTLTESAEQSPEKFVCRTATRDVSYAELDRDSGRFASALLSAGLKPGERVAVQLPNVPEFLTAYYGILKAGLVMVPMNPMLTASESDYLLAHSGARSRFADPAEVTALCDAADGMADVAATEPQDTAVIIYTSGTTGKPKGAELSHFQLYMSCTVAPETFGAVPEDVTLAVLPLFHIYGLSCAVNSAVRYGSTISLVPRFEVEAVLDAMEAHDVTISLGVPTMYHALLNADLGDRRLERYRVASCGGAPMPRALIEGFEQRFGVNVLEGFGMSETGAAGFLNRPGERRVGSIGKPLWGVRARIDGAAGAGPEHVGELLVKGHVVMSGYHEDPAATAETLVDGWLHTGDLAYVDEDGYYFIVDRIKDMVIRGGFNVYPREVEEVLFRHPGILEAAVIGRPDERLGEEIVAVVVPRPGTALDEQEIFAFCRASLAGYKCPREVRFVDRLPRNASGKVLKRDLR; encoded by the coding sequence ATGGTCTTCAACCTCGCCACCACGCTGACCGAATCCGCCGAGCAGTCGCCGGAGAAATTCGTCTGCCGCACGGCGACCCGGGACGTCAGCTATGCCGAGCTCGACCGGGACAGCGGCCGCTTCGCCTCGGCGCTGCTGTCCGCCGGCCTGAAGCCGGGCGAGCGGGTCGCGGTGCAGCTGCCGAACGTACCGGAGTTCCTGACGGCCTACTACGGGATCCTCAAGGCGGGTCTGGTCATGGTCCCGATGAACCCGATGCTCACCGCGTCCGAGAGCGACTACCTGCTCGCGCATTCCGGCGCCCGCAGCCGGTTCGCCGACCCGGCCGAGGTGACGGCCCTGTGCGACGCGGCCGACGGCATGGCCGACGTGGCGGCGACCGAGCCGCAGGACACGGCCGTGATCATCTACACCAGCGGCACCACCGGCAAGCCGAAGGGCGCCGAGCTGAGCCACTTCCAGCTCTACATGAGCTGCACGGTGGCGCCGGAGACCTTCGGCGCGGTGCCCGAGGACGTCACGCTGGCCGTGCTGCCGCTGTTCCACATATACGGGCTCTCCTGCGCGGTGAACAGCGCCGTGCGCTACGGCTCGACCATCAGCCTGGTGCCCAGGTTCGAGGTCGAGGCCGTACTCGACGCGATGGAAGCACACGACGTCACCATCAGCCTGGGCGTGCCGACGATGTACCACGCCCTGCTCAACGCCGATCTCGGTGACCGGAGGCTGGAGCGCTACCGCGTCGCCTCCTGCGGCGGCGCGCCCATGCCCAGAGCCCTGATCGAGGGCTTCGAGCAGCGCTTCGGCGTGAACGTGCTCGAGGGCTTCGGCATGTCCGAGACCGGCGCGGCCGGCTTCCTGAACCGGCCGGGCGAACGCCGCGTCGGCTCGATCGGCAAGCCGCTGTGGGGCGTGCGGGCCCGAATAGACGGCGCGGCCGGGGCCGGCCCGGAGCACGTCGGCGAGCTGCTGGTCAAGGGCCACGTCGTGATGAGCGGTTACCACGAGGACCCGGCCGCCACCGCCGAGACGCTGGTCGACGGCTGGCTGCACACCGGTGACCTCGCCTACGTGGACGAGGACGGCTACTACTTCATCGTCGACCGGATCAAGGACATGGTGATCCGCGGCGGCTTCAACGTCTATCCGCGCGAGGTGGAAGAGGTCCTGTTCCGCCACCCCGGCATCCTCGAGGCGGCGGTGATCGGCCGCCCGGACGAACGGCTCGGCGAGGAGATCGTCGCCGTCGTGGTGCCGCGGCCCGGCACGGCTCTGGACGAGCAGGAGATCTTCGCGTTCTGCCGTGCCTCGCTGGCCGGCTACAAGTGCCCGCGCGAGGTCCGCTTCGTCGACCGCCTGCCGCGCAACGCCTCCGGCAAGGTGCTCAAGCGCGACCTGCGCTGA
- a CDS encoding phosphotransferase family protein, which yields MTGSEPTSPPGLDLEALAAFLGDGPLSAELIAGGRSNLTYLVCDERRSWIVRRPPLGHVLATAHDMAREYRVLNALADTPVPVPRPHLLCEDPAVLGAPFYVMQNVVGEVYRSAASAAALGLDRLTTLAGELGRVLARLHTTDPAAVGLADFGRPDGYLERQLRRWSKQLDASRSRELPGIDELRDRLAASLPPSPRAAIVHGDYRLDNVIFGQNDRIAAVVDWEMATLGDPLTDIGALLLYWELLVTGQGLFGKVPPGAEFPDVSALLEPYLAEGGVGLDHLPWYLAFSTFKLAVISEGIHFRFQAGQTVGAGFERLGAAVPVLVERGHAILTEGH from the coding sequence ATGACGGGCTCCGAGCCCACCTCCCCGCCCGGCCTCGACCTGGAGGCGCTGGCGGCGTTCCTCGGCGACGGGCCGCTGTCCGCCGAGCTCATCGCCGGCGGCCGGTCCAACCTGACCTACCTGGTGTGCGACGAGCGCCGCTCCTGGATCGTGCGCCGCCCGCCGCTCGGCCACGTCCTGGCCACGGCCCACGACATGGCCCGAGAGTACCGCGTGCTGAACGCGCTGGCGGACACGCCGGTGCCGGTGCCGCGCCCGCACCTGCTGTGCGAGGACCCGGCCGTGCTCGGCGCGCCGTTCTACGTGATGCAGAACGTCGTGGGCGAGGTCTACCGCTCCGCCGCCTCCGCCGCCGCGCTCGGCTTGGACCGGCTGACCACGCTGGCCGGGGAGCTCGGCCGGGTGCTGGCGCGGCTGCACACCACCGACCCGGCCGCGGTGGGCCTGGCCGACTTCGGCCGGCCGGACGGCTACCTGGAGCGGCAGCTGCGCCGGTGGAGCAAGCAGCTCGACGCCTCGCGCAGTCGCGAACTCCCGGGCATCGACGAGCTGCGCGACCGGCTCGCCGCCTCGCTCCCGCCCAGCCCGCGCGCCGCGATCGTGCACGGGGACTACCGGCTGGACAATGTGATCTTCGGTCAGAACGACCGGATCGCCGCCGTGGTGGACTGGGAGATGGCCACCCTCGGCGACCCGCTCACCGACATCGGCGCGCTGCTGCTGTACTGGGAGCTGCTGGTCACCGGGCAGGGCCTGTTCGGCAAGGTGCCGCCGGGCGCCGAGTTCCCGGACGTCTCCGCGCTGCTCGAGCCGTACCTGGCCGAAGGCGGCGTCGGGCTCGACCACCTGCCCTGGTACCTGGCCTTTTCCACCTTCAAGCTCGCGGTGATCTCCGAGGGCATCCACTTCCGCTTCCAGGCCGGCCAGACCGTCGGCGCCGGCTTCGAACGGCTCGGTGCCGCGGTCCCGGTGCTGGTCGAGCGCGGGCACGCGATCCTCACGGAAGGACACTGA
- a CDS encoding glucose 1-dehydrogenase, producing the protein MGARVRDLQGKTALITGASRGIGLGIARRLVAEGTRVCLTARKPEPLEAAVAELGGPEHAIGVPGKADDPAHQEEAVARTLEAFGSLDVLVNNAGINPAYGPMLGLDPAVLRKVFDVNVIGTLGWVRAAHRAYLGEHGGAVVNVASVAGLGPAANIGAYAASKAALIQLTAQLADELSPLIRVNAVAPAVVKTSFAAALYEGREEKVAAGYALGRLGVPEDVAGAVAFLASADAGWITGQTLVLDGGLLLKSGV; encoded by the coding sequence ATGGGAGCAAGGGTGCGCGACCTGCAGGGAAAGACGGCGTTGATCACCGGGGCGAGCCGCGGCATCGGCCTCGGCATAGCCCGTCGGCTGGTAGCAGAGGGTACGCGGGTGTGCCTGACCGCGCGCAAGCCCGAGCCGCTCGAGGCCGCCGTGGCCGAGCTCGGCGGGCCCGAACACGCGATCGGCGTACCCGGCAAGGCGGACGATCCGGCGCACCAGGAGGAGGCCGTAGCGCGCACGCTCGAGGCCTTCGGCTCGCTGGACGTCCTGGTCAACAACGCCGGCATCAACCCGGCCTACGGGCCCATGCTCGGACTCGACCCGGCCGTGCTGCGCAAGGTCTTCGACGTCAACGTGATCGGCACCCTCGGCTGGGTGCGCGCGGCGCACCGCGCTTACCTCGGCGAGCACGGCGGCGCCGTGGTCAACGTCGCCTCGGTGGCCGGGCTCGGGCCGGCCGCCAACATCGGCGCCTACGCCGCCAGCAAGGCCGCGCTGATCCAGCTCACCGCGCAGCTCGCGGACGAGCTCAGCCCGCTGATCCGCGTGAACGCGGTGGCCCCGGCCGTGGTCAAGACCTCCTTCGCCGCCGCGCTCTACGAGGGCCGGGAGGAGAAGGTGGCGGCCGGCTACGCGCTCGGCCGGCTCGGCGTGCCCGAGGACGTCGCCGGCGCGGTCGCCTTCCTGGCCTCCGCGGACGCGGGCTGGATCACCGGACAGACCCTGGTGCTCGACGGCGGCCTGCTACTCAAGTCAGGGGTCTGA
- a CDS encoding MFS transporter: MSPERRLSRASLGTRATFALAGALCAVWTVRMPALQQKLSLSDAQLGLEVLGWGLGALITMTMAGRVIGRLGSRRVLRAALPGTAVCLALVGLAPNYPLLIAAGLVFGLCFGLVDVAMNTQASTVERRYGRPLMGRMHAGWSLGAVSGGVLGAITAWVGLGFTGALCAVAVLLIPAVLAVGPTYLPAAPADEGAGQVEAPKRKLPGLVYLFGALVFCSYLAEGAVADWSGVYLHDTLGSAEVVAALGYPIFEACMFIGRMRADRLTVRFGARRLIISAGLAAAAAFAVVSAAPVPLVALLGFAAVGLAICAVTPLLFSLAGVAGGAQTERAIAAASTMGYSGLLLGPVVIGFISSAASMHLGYAVTAGVVCLAIALGGRFVPRGQHIGQRVGSEESRPVSVGVAASVQASLPVPDAAGSAQADLLRQPAIIVRTRG, translated from the coding sequence ATGTCTCCCGAACGCCGACTCTCCCGAGCCAGTTTGGGCACCCGTGCGACGTTCGCCCTGGCCGGCGCGCTCTGCGCGGTCTGGACCGTGCGCATGCCCGCGCTGCAACAGAAGCTAAGCCTGAGTGACGCCCAGCTCGGGCTCGAAGTGCTGGGCTGGGGCCTCGGCGCGCTGATCACCATGACCATGGCGGGCCGGGTGATCGGGCGCCTCGGCAGCCGCCGTGTGCTGCGCGCCGCGCTGCCCGGCACCGCCGTGTGCCTCGCGCTGGTCGGGCTGGCGCCGAACTACCCGCTGCTGATCGCCGCCGGGCTCGTCTTCGGGCTCTGCTTCGGCCTGGTGGACGTCGCGATGAACACCCAGGCGTCCACCGTCGAGCGGCGTTATGGACGTCCGCTGATGGGTCGCATGCACGCCGGCTGGTCGCTCGGCGCGGTGTCCGGCGGTGTGCTCGGCGCGATCACGGCCTGGGTCGGCCTGGGCTTCACCGGCGCGCTGTGCGCCGTCGCCGTGCTGCTGATCCCGGCGGTCCTGGCCGTCGGACCGACGTATCTGCCCGCGGCCCCTGCTGACGAGGGCGCCGGGCAGGTCGAGGCGCCCAAGCGGAAGCTGCCCGGCCTCGTCTATCTTTTCGGCGCGCTCGTCTTCTGCAGCTACCTGGCCGAGGGCGCGGTGGCCGACTGGAGCGGCGTCTACCTGCACGACACGCTCGGCTCGGCTGAGGTCGTGGCAGCGCTCGGATACCCGATCTTCGAGGCCTGTATGTTCATCGGACGGATGCGGGCGGACCGGCTCACCGTGCGCTTCGGCGCCCGCCGACTGATCATCTCGGCCGGTCTGGCCGCCGCGGCCGCGTTCGCCGTGGTCTCGGCCGCGCCGGTGCCGCTGGTCGCGTTGCTCGGTTTCGCGGCCGTGGGCCTCGCGATCTGCGCCGTCACACCGCTGCTCTTCTCGCTCGCGGGCGTCGCCGGGGGAGCGCAGACCGAACGCGCCATCGCCGCGGCGAGCACCATGGGCTACAGCGGCCTGCTGCTCGGACCAGTGGTGATCGGGTTCATCAGCAGTGCGGCGTCCATGCACCTGGGCTACGCGGTGACGGCCGGGGTGGTGTGTCTGGCCATCGCGCTCGGCGGCCGCTTCGTCCCGCGCGGGCAGCACATCGGACAGCGCGTCGGGTCCGAGGAAAGCCGGCCTGTCTCCGTCGGCGTCGCGGCGTCCGTCCAGGCGTCCCTCCCGGTGCCGGACGCCGCCGGATCGGCGCAGGCAGACCTCTTGCGCCAGCCCGCTATCATCGTTCGTACTCGCGGGTGA
- a CDS encoding TetR/AcrR family transcriptional regulator — MVRDRLLDSAETVLGEHGTQGLTLAAVAEHAGVSKGGLLYHYASKDALITAMIERLIAGFDELIAGYRQERPGWYTRAYIEATFSVLAGEDPDLARRRWAALSAASTDPALREPLAAAQRRWMTEGLDEEPDPDLAQLARLAADGVWEAAELDETLLGPERLSALRQRLLALVS; from the coding sequence ATGGTCCGCGACCGCCTGCTCGACTCCGCCGAGACCGTGCTCGGCGAGCACGGCACCCAGGGGTTGACGCTGGCCGCGGTCGCCGAGCACGCCGGCGTGAGCAAAGGCGGCCTGCTCTACCACTACGCCAGCAAGGACGCCCTGATCACGGCCATGATCGAACGCCTGATCGCGGGCTTCGACGAGCTGATCGCCGGCTACCGGCAGGAGCGCCCCGGGTGGTACACCCGGGCGTACATCGAGGCCACCTTCAGCGTGCTGGCCGGCGAGGACCCGGATCTGGCCCGACGCCGCTGGGCCGCGCTCTCGGCGGCATCCACCGACCCGGCGCTGCGCGAACCGCTCGCGGCGGCGCAGCGGCGGTGGATGACCGAAGGGCTCGACGAGGAGCCCGATCCCGATCTCGCGCAGCTCGCCCGGCTGGCCGCGGACGGCGTCTGGGAGGCAGCGGAGCTCGACGAGACGCTGCTCGGCCCCGAACGCCTCTCCGCTCTGCGCCAGCGGCTTCTCGCGCTCGTCTCCTAG
- a CDS encoding ArsR/SmtB family transcription factor: MARAATTTDAFNAVAEPRRREILDALAGAELSVNDLVERLGVAQPVVSKHLRVLREVGLVRVREDGRQRIYALEPGPLRAVYDWVRGYERLWTERFELLDTVLEQLQADTGDDENEGEAP, translated from the coding sequence ATGGCCAGAGCGGCGACCACCACGGACGCGTTCAACGCCGTCGCCGAACCCCGGCGGCGGGAGATCCTCGACGCCCTCGCGGGCGCCGAGCTCAGTGTGAACGACCTGGTGGAGAGGCTCGGCGTGGCCCAGCCCGTGGTCTCCAAGCACCTGCGGGTGCTCCGCGAGGTCGGGCTGGTCCGGGTCCGCGAGGACGGGAGGCAGCGGATATACGCGCTCGAACCCGGCCCGTTGCGGGCCGTCTACGACTGGGTCAGGGGCTACGAGCGGCTGTGGACCGAACGCTTCGAGCTCCTCGACACGGTGCTCGAGCAGTTGCAGGCAGATACGGGGGATGACGAGAACGAGGGAGAAGCACCATGA
- a CDS encoding acyl-CoA dehydrogenase family protein, with translation MDFAFDARTEQLRGELLAFMDTHVYPAEQRVAAAEAPGSGGADDFATPALMQELKAAARERGLWNFFCELPNLGYAPLAEITGWSPRLAPEAVNCSAPDTGNMEVLAQFGTEEQKERWLRPLLDGEIRSAFCMTEPEVASSDATNIETRIRREGDEYVVDGRKWYASGAMNPNARILIVMGKTDPDAPRHRQQSMILVPRDTPGVEIVRPMHVFGYRDEWHGDHAEVLFHGARVPAANLIAGEGEGFAISQARLGPGRIHHCMRLIGMAERGLALMCDRVQDRVAFGRPLAEQGVVREWIAESRVRIEQARLLVLKTAWLMDTVGNKGAHTEIQAIKIAVPSMAQWVLDKAIQAHGGGGVSQDFPLAELWTAARTLRLADGPDEVHRRSLAKAELRRRAAASQ, from the coding sequence ATGGACTTCGCCTTCGACGCCCGCACCGAGCAGCTGCGCGGCGAGCTGCTTGCCTTCATGGACACGCACGTCTACCCGGCCGAGCAGCGTGTGGCCGCGGCCGAGGCGCCCGGCTCGGGCGGTGCCGACGACTTCGCCACCCCGGCGCTGATGCAGGAGCTCAAGGCCGCCGCTCGGGAGCGCGGGCTGTGGAACTTCTTCTGCGAGCTGCCGAATCTCGGCTACGCCCCGCTCGCCGAGATCACCGGCTGGAGCCCGCGACTCGCCCCGGAAGCGGTCAACTGCTCCGCCCCCGACACCGGCAACATGGAGGTGCTCGCCCAGTTCGGCACCGAGGAGCAGAAGGAGCGCTGGCTGCGCCCGCTGCTCGACGGCGAGATCCGCAGCGCCTTCTGCATGACAGAGCCCGAAGTCGCCTCCTCCGACGCGACGAACATCGAGACCCGGATCCGCCGCGAGGGCGACGAGTACGTCGTCGACGGCCGCAAGTGGTACGCGTCGGGCGCGATGAACCCGAATGCCAGGATTCTGATCGTGATGGGCAAGACCGATCCGGACGCGCCCCGCCACCGTCAGCAGTCGATGATCCTGGTGCCGCGGGACACGCCCGGGGTCGAGATCGTGCGGCCCATGCACGTCTTCGGCTACCGGGACGAGTGGCACGGCGACCACGCCGAGGTCCTCTTCCACGGCGCGCGGGTGCCGGCGGCGAACCTGATCGCGGGGGAGGGCGAGGGCTTCGCCATCTCCCAGGCCCGGCTCGGACCGGGCCGGATCCACCACTGCATGCGGCTGATCGGCATGGCCGAACGCGGTCTCGCGCTGATGTGCGACCGCGTCCAGGACCGGGTCGCGTTCGGACGCCCGCTGGCCGAGCAGGGCGTGGTGCGCGAGTGGATCGCCGAGTCCCGGGTGCGGATCGAGCAGGCCAGGCTGCTCGTGCTCAAGACCGCCTGGCTGATGGACACCGTGGGCAACAAGGGCGCCCACACCGAGATCCAGGCCATCAAGATCGCGGTGCCGTCGATGGCGCAATGGGTGCTGGACAAGGCGATCCAGGCGCACGGCGGCGGCGGGGTGAGCCAGGACTTCCCGCTGGCCGAGCTGTGGACCGCCGCGCGCACGCTGCGGCTGGCCGACGGCCCGGACGAGGTGCACCGCCGTTCCCTGGCCAAGGCCGAGCTGCGCCGGCGGGCCGCCGCTTCGCAGTGA
- a CDS encoding TetR/AcrR family transcriptional regulator yields the protein MPQPDAGLDEAQQRGLVQAWEQAGPPAARRLLIAAVDAFAARGYHGTSTRDIADRAGLSPAGVYVHFASKEELFYRITLLGHQQTLRSALDADAAPGPDAHPAERLRSVVAAQTAFEARHHTTARVIEYDLPCLSPEHFVEVNALRRQITAVVRGILADGVRAGCFDVPDVDGTALALLSMITDVARWYPANSRQAPEQLGLLYADLALRMAAPHGAGPGAAAR from the coding sequence ATGCCCCAGCCCGACGCGGGACTCGACGAGGCGCAGCAGCGCGGCCTGGTGCAGGCCTGGGAGCAGGCCGGCCCGCCCGCGGCCCGGCGGCTGCTGATAGCGGCCGTGGACGCGTTCGCCGCGCGCGGCTACCACGGCACCTCGACCCGCGACATCGCGGACCGGGCCGGGCTGAGCCCCGCGGGCGTGTACGTGCACTTCGCGTCCAAGGAAGAGCTCTTCTACCGGATCACCCTGCTCGGCCACCAGCAGACCCTGCGCAGCGCCCTGGACGCCGACGCCGCGCCCGGCCCGGACGCACACCCGGCCGAGCGGCTGCGCTCGGTGGTCGCGGCGCAGACCGCCTTCGAGGCGCGCCACCACACCACCGCGCGGGTGATCGAGTACGACCTGCCCTGCCTGTCCCCGGAACACTTCGTCGAGGTCAATGCCCTGCGACGGCAGATCACCGCGGTGGTGCGCGGGATCCTGGCCGACGGGGTGCGGGCCGGCTGCTTCGACGTGCCGGACGTGGACGGGACCGCGCTGGCGCTGCTGTCCATGATCACGGATGTGGCCCGCTGGTACCCGGCCAACAGCCGGCAGGCCCCGGAGCAGCTCGGCCTGCTCTACGCCGATCTGGCGCTGCGGATGGCGGCGCCGCACGGCGCCGGACCGGGCGCGGCGGCGCGCTGA
- a CDS encoding SDR family oxidoreductase, whose amino-acid sequence MELDGAGVVVTGAAAGIGEALARRFAAAGARVVLADLDGPGVMRVAESVGGLAVPGDAASPDGVARLIAAARAHLGEIDLYCANAGVGGASDLADEAGWDLSWQVNVLAHVRAARELLPDWLARGRGHFLATVSAAGLLTMLGAPAYSVTKHGALAFAEWLSATYGDRGITVQALCPQGVRTAMLDASGKAGELLLSATAIGADEVADAVMAGLEDGSFLILPHPEVARYYSGRAADTDRWLAGMRKAQQMLD is encoded by the coding sequence ATGGAGCTGGACGGCGCGGGAGTCGTGGTCACCGGAGCGGCGGCCGGCATCGGCGAGGCGCTGGCGCGGCGGTTCGCGGCCGCCGGGGCGCGGGTGGTGCTCGCGGACCTCGACGGCCCCGGCGTGATGCGGGTGGCCGAGTCCGTCGGCGGCCTCGCGGTGCCCGGCGACGCCGCCTCGCCCGACGGCGTCGCGCGCCTGATCGCCGCCGCCCGCGCCCACCTCGGCGAGATCGACCTGTACTGCGCGAACGCGGGCGTCGGCGGCGCGTCCGACCTGGCCGACGAGGCCGGCTGGGATTTGTCCTGGCAGGTGAACGTGCTCGCCCACGTGCGCGCGGCCCGGGAGCTGCTGCCGGACTGGCTCGCCCGCGGCCGCGGCCACTTCCTGGCGACCGTCTCGGCCGCCGGGCTGCTGACCATGCTCGGCGCCCCCGCGTACTCCGTGACCAAACACGGTGCGCTCGCCTTCGCCGAATGGCTCTCCGCGACCTACGGCGACCGCGGGATCACCGTGCAGGCGCTGTGCCCGCAGGGCGTGCGCACGGCGATGCTCGACGCCTCGGGCAAGGCCGGCGAGCTGCTGCTGAGCGCCACGGCGATCGGCGCGGACGAGGTGGCCGACGCGGTGATGGCAGGGCTCGAGGATGGATCTTTCCTGATCCTGCCGCATCCCGAGGTGGCCCGGTACTACTCCGGTCGGGCCGCCGACACCGACCGCTGGCTCGCCGGAATGCGCAAAGCGCAGCAGATGCTGGACTGA
- a CDS encoding nitroreductase/quinone reductase family protein: MSEQAAEESARRQAMNQAVIDEFRGNAGVVGGFHAQIPLLLLHHVGAKSGAPYVTPLAYLEAGDAFVLMAANGGRDRHPGWYHNLVARPLAAIEINDRTIAVTAREAEGEEWERLSERARQESQLFEGFESRTARHIPILVLDPISA, from the coding sequence ATGAGCGAGCAGGCGGCCGAGGAGTCGGCCCGGCGGCAGGCGATGAACCAGGCGGTCATCGACGAGTTCCGCGGCAACGCGGGCGTCGTCGGGGGCTTCCACGCGCAGATCCCGTTGCTCCTGCTGCACCACGTCGGCGCCAAGTCCGGCGCGCCGTACGTCACCCCGTTGGCCTACCTGGAAGCGGGCGACGCCTTCGTGCTGATGGCCGCGAACGGCGGCCGCGACCGGCATCCGGGCTGGTACCACAACCTGGTGGCGCGCCCGCTGGCCGCGATCGAGATAAACGACCGCACCATCGCGGTGACCGCGCGCGAGGCCGAGGGCGAGGAGTGGGAGCGTCTCTCCGAGCGCGCCCGGCAGGAGTCGCAGCTGTTCGAGGGCTTCGAAAGCCGCACCGCGCGCCACATCCCGATCCTCGTCCTCGACCCGATCAGCGCCTAG